One segment of Apus apus isolate bApuApu2 chromosome 1, bApuApu2.pri.cur, whole genome shotgun sequence DNA contains the following:
- the NRIP1 gene encoding nuclear receptor-interacting protein 1, whose translation MTHGEELGSEMHQDSVVLTYLEGLLMHQAAGGSGTAVDKKSTGHSGEDQNFKISGNIFPNCQSNGPALNTNTYQGSGMLHLKKARLLQSSEDWNAAKRRRLSDSIVDLGGKKEALLAGVVENVPKGKQDSTLLASLLQSFSSRLQSVALSQQIRQSLKEQGYSLSHDSLQVEKDLRCYGVASSHLKTLLKKSKAKDQKLDNSLPDITKNVPKERFIESPHAVQSGPKVINEPLSCAARLQAVASMVEKRSSPAASPKPSVACSQLALLLSSEAHLQQYSREHALKAQNANQIASERLAAMARLQESTQKDAGQFSLAKGMTSHLNGQTGSSTKTASSKSNMAPFQSSVGIMHSPPKNVGYKSALERSNLKTSPSNSLLLHLLKSQNTTKHVKGHEQSERASIFEDSSTPTTIDEYSDNNPSFTDDSSDDESSHSNCLPIDLSFKQRTDKPDTGPLASLGNLTQSLLHNWDPKVSCPENKEDKDTPKASKLNPHQKVTLLQLLLGHKSEEKVDKSNDPQGPHSAADVAKFTVQTGKRTPVTDSPSANRMTPLSTPPLLASTKADSPINLSHQSSAVKRSSPPYACSIQPDRLMNPASKHLIDLSKSKEIQGAKLSRNDSPQNSSAFSASKLLQNLAQCGMQTSMSSEEQRASKQLVAGNTDKPVGLIDRLNSPLLTNKLNTPEENNKIFSCQPAPAEQGLPGSEIENLLERRTVLQLLLGTPNKGKSEKKERMLLRDESSQEQTDKALNEQILTVKIKTEPSDESNVPYNSSVQQVRECKGNKFQGFVHSLQRNTAASPASEEVKSEPLSPQDFSFSKNGLLSRLLRQNQDGYPADELDRSHRNNELTHLESKSLCTVPKKRKLHAEPLESPLKKMKSSMSDAANNHASPAEALYGPLLNQQELKFGRNDAEFKYAVSHGSNNESEYRSWSRDTKGFNVLKQLLLSENGERDLSQHRNNIVTEGKKKGNKTSVTINKPEFSISSVNALMGSPVQQNNCVDHRTFQYPVAVKSPASSPFPEHFGSTVSRLESDQLSMCPMPSEKGPIRWVITGVDKNDYEKDSPRLTKTNPILYYMLQKGGTSVSGQEPHDKETWNEPSFTGSSTHVTIKEELTSDAELETPFSNLRSPYNSHMGSSKTSHQHGMNGEVNGLLEKVLTIKKEPE comes from the coding sequence ATGACTCATGGAGAAGAGCTTGGCTCTGAGATGCACCAGGATTCTGTTGTTCTAACTTACCTAGAGGGATTACTAATGCATCAAGCAGCAGGAGGCTCAGGTACTGCAGTTGACAAAAAGTCTACTGGGCATAGTGGAGAAGATCAAAACTTTAAGATTTCTGGAAATATATTTCCTAACTGTCAAAGTAATGGTCCAGCTCTTAACACAAATACATATCAGGGATCTGGCATGCTGCATCTCAAAAAAGCAAGACTGTTGCAGTCTTCTGAAGACTGGAATGCAGCAAAGAGAAGGCGGTTGTCTGATTCCATAGTGGATTTAGGTGGAAAAAAGGAAGCTTTGTTAGCTGGTGTGGTTGAAAATGTGCCTAAAGGCAAACAGGATAGCACATTACTTGCCTCTTTGCTTCAGTCGTTCAGTTCTCGGCTGCAGAGTGTTGCTCTGTCACAGCAGATTAGGCAGAGCCTTAAGGAGCAAGGGTATTCCCTTAGCCATGATTCTTTACAAGTGGAGAAAGATTTAAGGTGCTATGGTGTTGCATCCAGTCACCTGAAGACTCTACTGAAGAAGAGCAAAGCTAAAGATCAGAAGCTGGACAACAGCCTACCTGATATAACAAAGAATGTGCCCAAAGAGAGGTTTATAGAATCTCCTCATGCGGTGCAGAGTGGTCCTAAAGTGATAAATGAGCCACTGTCATGCGCTGCAAGATTACAAGCTGTTGCAAGCATGGTAGAGAAACGATCCAGTCCCGCTGCTTCACCAAAGCCCAGCGTAGCATGCAGCCAGCTAGCTTTACTCCTTTCCAGTGAAGCTCACTTGCAGCAGTACTCCAGGGAACATGctttaaaagcacaaaatgcAAATCAAATAGCAAGCGAGAGACTTGCAGCAATGGCCAGATTACAAGAAAGCACTCAGAAAGATGCTGGCCAGTTCAGTTTAGCAAAAGGAATGACAAGCCATCTCAATGGTCAGACAGGATCATCAACCAAAACAGCATCTAGTAAAAGCAATATGGCACCATTTCAGAGTTCAGTGGGAATCATGCATTCGCCTCCAAAAAATGTGGGATACAAAAGTGCTTTGGAAAGGAGTAACCTGAAAACCTCTCCCAGCAACAGTTTGCTCTTGCATCTACTGAAAAGCCAGAATACCACCAAACATGTAAAGGGCCACGAACAGAGCGAGAGAGCCAGCATTTTTGAAGACAGCAGCACACCGACAACTATTGATGAGTATTCAGACAACAATCCCAGTTTCACAGATGACAGCAGTGATGATGAAAGTTCCCATTCTAACTGCCTTCCTATAGACCTTTCCTTTAAACAGAGGACAGATAAACCAGATACAGGTCCACTTGCATCACTGGGTAACCTGACTCAGTCCTTGCTTCATAACTGGGATCCAAAAGTTTCTTGTCCAGAGAACAAGGAAGACAAAGACACTCCAAAAGCTTCTAAGTTGAATCCTCATCAGAAAGTAACATTACTTCAGCTGTTACTTGGACATAAGAGTGAAGAAAAAGTAGACAAGAGTAATGACCCTCAGGGACCACACAGTGCAGCTGATGTGGCAAAATTTACTGTACAGACTGGTAAAAGGACTCCTGTTACTGACAGTCCCAGTGCAAATCGAATGACTCCGCTAAGCACTCCACCTTTGCTGGCTTCTACAAAAGCAGACTCTCCTATAAATCTCTCACACCAGTCGTCAGCCGTCAAGCGTAGCTCGCCACCGTATGCTTGTAGCATCCAGCCGGACAGGCTGATGAATCCTGCATCTAAACATTTGATAGACCTttctaaaagcaaagaaattcaAGGAGCCAAGCTGAGCAGGAACGATAGTCCCCAAAACTCTTCAGCTTTCAGTGCAAGCAAGCTGTTGCAGAACCTCGCTCAGTGTGGCATGCAGACTTCCATGTCAAGTGAAGAACAAAGAGCTAGCAAACAGCTGGTAGCAGGGAACACAGATAAACCTGTAGGCTTGATTGATAGATTGAACAGCCCTCTGCTTACAAATAAATTGAATACgccagaagaaaataacaaaatattcagTTGTCAGCCTGCACCAGCTGAACAAGGACTTCCAGGTTCAGAAATAGAAAATCTCCTTGAAAGGCGCactgtccttcagctgcttctgggaACTCCCAATAAAGgtaaaagtgaaaagaaagagaggatgCTTTTAAGAGATGAAAGTTCTCAAGAACAGACAGATAAGGCTTTGAATGAGCAAATATTGAcggtaaaaataaaaactgaaccATCTGATGAATCAAATGTTCCTTATAATTCAAGTGTGCAACAAGTAAGAGAGTGCAAGGGTAACAAATTTCAAGGATTTGTTCATTCACTGCAGAGAaacacagctgcttctccagcatcTGAGGAGGTGAAATCTGAGCCTCTTTCACCTCAAGATTTCTCTTTCTCCAAAAACGGCCTGTTAAGTAGGTTGCTGAGACAGAATCAAGATGGTTACCCTGCAGATGAGCTGGACAGAAGTCACCGAAACAATGAGCTGACACACCTTGAATCAAAGAGTCTTTGCACAGTACCGAAGAAGAGGAAGCTTCATGCTGAGCCTTTAGAAAGTCCattaaaaaagatgaaaagtagTATGTCTGATGCTGCAAACAATCATGCCTCTCCTGCAGAGGCATTGTATGGGCCTTTGCTTAATCAGCAAGAACTGAAATTCGGCAGAAATGATGCTGAATTTAAATATGCTGTAAGTCATGGTTCAAATAATGAAAGTGAATATAGGAGTTGGTCTAGAGATACTAAAGGCTTTAATGTGTTGaaacagctgcttctctcaGAAAACGGTGAGAGAGATCTGTCACAACATAGGAATAACATAGTAACAGAGggcaagaaaaaaggaaacaaaaccagtgtGACAATTAATAAACCTGAATTTAGCATTTCTTCAGTAAATGCACTAATGGGAAGCCCTGTGCAACAGAACAATTGTGTAGATCATAGAACATTTCAGTATCCTGTAGCAGTAAAAAGTCCTGCTAGTTCCCCCTTCCCTGAACATTTTGGGAGTACAGTATCTAGACTTGAGTCTGACCAGCTGAGTATGTGTCCCATGCCCAGTGAAAAAGGGCCCATCAGATGGGTGATCACAGGTGTGGACAAGAATGATTATGAAAAAGACTCTCCAAGACTGACCAAAACCAATCCAATCTTGTACTACATGTTACAGAAAGGCGGCACCTCTGTTAGTGGCCAAGAGCCACATGACAAAGAAACCTGGAATGAACCTTCATTTACTGGTAGTTCAACTCATGTTACAATCAAAGAGGAGTTGACATCTGATGCAGAGCTTGAAACTCCTTTTAGTAACCTAAGAAGCCCTTACAACAGCCATATGGGGAGTAGTAAGACCTCTCATCAACATGGTATGAATGGAGAAGTAAACGGACTGCTGGAAAAAGTACTAACAATCAAAAAAGAGCCAGAATAA